Proteins from a genomic interval of Lolium perenne isolate Kyuss_39 chromosome 1, Kyuss_2.0, whole genome shotgun sequence:
- the LOC127317731 gene encoding indole-2-monooxygenase isoform X1: MEAVKKLILDTPLLAWFPLLLFPFLLFVHRWLTAKTGKAQQREHRLPPSPPALPIIGHLHLVGSLPHISLCGLARKHGPDLMLLHLGAVPTLVVSSPRAAEAVLRTHDRVFASRPRSVVADIILYGSCDVAFAPYGEYWRQARKLMTTHLLSAKRVQSFRGAITEEVSMAMAKINEVATTGGTVDMSELLYSFSNNMACRIVSGNFFLKEGQTKLFRDLINDTSHVLGGFNLEECFPALARVGVLRRAICAKAERVRNRWADLLDKVINDRVSKKKSNFDHKDADFVDILLSVQHEYDLTREHMKALLTDVFFAAIDTSSNTLEFTLAELMRRPGLMRKLQDEMRSIVPPGQKIVTENDINNMAYLRAVIKESLRLHPVSPFLAPHLAMADCNIDGYMISSGTRVIVNAWAIGRHLTSWEDAEEFRPERFVEGGNDVHVNFKGNDFQFLPFGAGRRICPGINIGLTNIELMLANLIYNFDWEPSRGVEIKDIDMTEVFGLTIRRKEKLLLIPKVHM, from the exons ATGGAAGCTGTGAAGAAACTTATCCTCGACACGCCTCTGCTGGCATGGTTTCCGTTGCTCCTCTTCCCATTCCTCCTGTTTGTGCATCGCTGGCTTACGGCCAAGACAGGGAAAGCGCAGCAGCGAGAACACCGTCTCCCGCCCTCGCCGCCGGCTCTGCCCATCATCGGGCACCTGCACCTCGTCGGCTCCCTCCCGCACATCTCCCTCTGCGGCCTCGCCAGGAAGCATGGTCCCGACCTGATGCTCCTACACCTCGGCGCCGTGCCGACGCTCGTCGTGTCGTCGCCGCGTGCCGCGGAGGCGGTGCTGCGGACGCACGACCGCGTCTTTGCGTCGCGGCCGCGCTCCGTGGTCGCCGACATCATCCTCTACGGCTCGTGCGACGTCGCCTTCGCGCCATACGGCGAGTACTGGCGGCAGGCGAGGAAGCTCATGACCACACACCTGTTGAGCGCAAAAAGAGTGCAGTCTTTCCGCGGCGCTATCACAGAGGAG GTGAGCATGGCCATGGCCAAGATTAACGAGGTAGCAACAACAGGCGGTACGGTGGACATGAGTGAGCTGCTCTACTCATTCTCGAATAATATGGCTTGCCGCATCGTGTCTGGAAATTTCTTCCTAAAAGAAGGACAGACCAAGCTGTTCCGGGACCTCATCAACGATACCTCACATGTGCTAGGAGGGTTCAACTTGGAGGAATGCTTCCCGGCTTTGGCTAGAGTAGGAGTGCTGAGGAGGGCAATTTGTGCTAAGGCTGAGAGAGTGAGGAATAGATGGGCCGATCTGCTGGACAAGGTGATCAATGATCGTGTGAGCAAGAAAAAATCAAATTTTGATCACAAGGATGCCGATTTCGTAGATATTTTATTGTCTGTTCAGCATGAGTATGATCTCACAAGAGAGCACATGAAAGCTCTCCTGACA GATGTATTTTTTGCTGCAATAGATACATCATCTAACACCCTCGAATTCACCTTGGCTGAGCTCATGAGGAGGCCAGGCCTGATGAGGAAACTGCAAGACGAAATGAGGAGTATCGTACCACCGGGACAAAAAATTGTCACTGAAAATGACATAAACAACATGGCGTACTTAAGAGCAGTGATAAAGGAATCACTTCGGCTGCATCCTGTATCGCCTTTCCTTGCTCCACACCTTGCCATGGCTGACTGCAACATCGATGGATATATGATTTCTTCTGGGACACGTGTTATCGTCAATGCATGGGCCATTGGTAGGCACCTGACCTCCTGGGAGGATGCAGAAGAGTTCAGACCTGAGAGATTTGTAGAAGGAGGAAACGATGTGCACGTCAACTTCAAGGGGAATGATTTCCAGTTCTTGCCGTTTGGGGCAGGACGAAGGATATGCCCTGGTATAAACATCGGGCTCACCAATATCGAGCTTATGTTGGCAAACCTCATATACAATTTTGACTGGGAACCATCACGGGGAGTTGAGATAAAAGACATTGATATGACAGAGGTGTTTGGGCTAACCATTCGCCGGAAGGAGAAACTACTGTTAATTCCAAAAGTACACATGTAG
- the LOC127317731 gene encoding indole-2-monooxygenase isoform X2 produces the protein MEAVKKLILDTPLLAWFPLLLFPFLLFVHRWLTAKTGKAQQREHRLPPSPPALPIIGHLHLVGSLPHISLCGLARKHGPDLMLLHLGAVPTLVVSSPRAAEAVLRTHDRVFASRPRSVVADIILYGSCDVAFAPYGEYWRQARKLMTTHLLSAKRVQSFRGAITEEVSMAMAKINEVATTGGTVDMRGFNLEECFPALARVGVLRRAICAKAERVRNRWADLLDKVINDRVSKKKSNFDHKDADFVDILLSVQHEYDLTREHMKALLTDVFFAAIDTSSNTLEFTLAELMRRPGLMRKLQDEMRSIVPPGQKIVTENDINNMAYLRAVIKESLRLHPVSPFLAPHLAMADCNIDGYMISSGTRVIVNAWAIGRHLTSWEDAEEFRPERFVEGGNDVHVNFKGNDFQFLPFGAGRRICPGINIGLTNIELMLANLIYNFDWEPSRGVEIKDIDMTEVFGLTIRRKEKLLLIPKVHM, from the exons ATGGAAGCTGTGAAGAAACTTATCCTCGACACGCCTCTGCTGGCATGGTTTCCGTTGCTCCTCTTCCCATTCCTCCTGTTTGTGCATCGCTGGCTTACGGCCAAGACAGGGAAAGCGCAGCAGCGAGAACACCGTCTCCCGCCCTCGCCGCCGGCTCTGCCCATCATCGGGCACCTGCACCTCGTCGGCTCCCTCCCGCACATCTCCCTCTGCGGCCTCGCCAGGAAGCATGGTCCCGACCTGATGCTCCTACACCTCGGCGCCGTGCCGACGCTCGTCGTGTCGTCGCCGCGTGCCGCGGAGGCGGTGCTGCGGACGCACGACCGCGTCTTTGCGTCGCGGCCGCGCTCCGTGGTCGCCGACATCATCCTCTACGGCTCGTGCGACGTCGCCTTCGCGCCATACGGCGAGTACTGGCGGCAGGCGAGGAAGCTCATGACCACACACCTGTTGAGCGCAAAAAGAGTGCAGTCTTTCCGCGGCGCTATCACAGAGGAG GTGAGCATGGCCATGGCCAAGATTAACGAGGTAGCAACAACAGGCGGTACGGTGGACATGA GAGGGTTCAACTTGGAGGAATGCTTCCCGGCTTTGGCTAGAGTAGGAGTGCTGAGGAGGGCAATTTGTGCTAAGGCTGAGAGAGTGAGGAATAGATGGGCCGATCTGCTGGACAAGGTGATCAATGATCGTGTGAGCAAGAAAAAATCAAATTTTGATCACAAGGATGCCGATTTCGTAGATATTTTATTGTCTGTTCAGCATGAGTATGATCTCACAAGAGAGCACATGAAAGCTCTCCTGACA GATGTATTTTTTGCTGCAATAGATACATCATCTAACACCCTCGAATTCACCTTGGCTGAGCTCATGAGGAGGCCAGGCCTGATGAGGAAACTGCAAGACGAAATGAGGAGTATCGTACCACCGGGACAAAAAATTGTCACTGAAAATGACATAAACAACATGGCGTACTTAAGAGCAGTGATAAAGGAATCACTTCGGCTGCATCCTGTATCGCCTTTCCTTGCTCCACACCTTGCCATGGCTGACTGCAACATCGATGGATATATGATTTCTTCTGGGACACGTGTTATCGTCAATGCATGGGCCATTGGTAGGCACCTGACCTCCTGGGAGGATGCAGAAGAGTTCAGACCTGAGAGATTTGTAGAAGGAGGAAACGATGTGCACGTCAACTTCAAGGGGAATGATTTCCAGTTCTTGCCGTTTGGGGCAGGACGAAGGATATGCCCTGGTATAAACATCGGGCTCACCAATATCGAGCTTATGTTGGCAAACCTCATATACAATTTTGACTGGGAACCATCACGGGGAGTTGAGATAAAAGACATTGATATGACAGAGGTGTTTGGGCTAACCATTCGCCGGAAGGAGAAACTACTGTTAATTCCAAAAGTACACATGTAG